Proteins from one Plodia interpunctella isolate USDA-ARS_2022_Savannah chromosome 7, ilPloInte3.2, whole genome shotgun sequence genomic window:
- the LOC128671315 gene encoding uncharacterized protein LOC128671315 isoform X1: MPNTRRRRFSVQNKVVSSNPTAQNEAHSRKTNQENSRNVKQRRKFAPNTTPPVLETLEIVTECASVVSLETPSATKKHNDDAVTVDKDVTASSSNIDFFNIMSATDDNESVSSSKETIIVKETPNKNKDNSVKERTDNDKQSRDRMSFRKDKLPRPHRVKVRSPKRSITILETKPETKDTIAETRDKIPEVICCSVEVDAINWTKELQDHSIPEVVTNVVEVADEIRESEHSLDDMCRICHGGEALSAELGQLISACSCRGTVARVHVKCLERWLTESGKSRCELCGTRYITRRVHRYGVPRALVMWILSQNAKQLMVDSLGIMLMSPLAVLAAWLSGRTLAGLMTQESHVTPWPLASTFVLACMTLFRRPGYLTELWLSYEDLAASPWPMASAFVLSCMVIMVCYYCWIVSAATRHALSWWIWYRSQYEVRLQLQDSDE; the protein is encoded by the exons ATGCCAAATACGAGGCGCAGGAGGTTTTCGGTACAAAACAAGGTGGTATCTAGCAATCCAACAGCTCAAAATGAGGCGCATAG TCGCAAGACAAATCAAGAAAATTCAAGAAACGTGAAGCAACGACGTAAGTTTGCTCCTAATACTACACCACCTGTTCTTGAAACCTTAGAAATAGTAACTGAATGTGCAAGCGTTGTTTCTTTAGAAACTCCATCGGCTACAAAGAAGCACAATGATGATGCGGTAACAGTGGACAAAGACGTAACTGCTAGTTCGAGCAATATTGATTTCTTCAATATCATGAGTGCTACAGATGATAATGAATCCGTTTCATCGTCAAAAGAGACAATCATTGTAAAGGAGACgccaaataaaaacaaggaTAATTCAGTGAAAGAACGAACAGATAATGATAAACAATCGAGAGATAGAATGTCGTTtagaaaagataaattacCAAGGCCACACCGCGTTAAAGTTCGAAGTCCTAAAAGAAGTATTACAATATTAGAGACAAAGCCTGAAACCAAAGATACAATAGCTGAAACTAGAGATAAAATACCTGAAGTAATTTGTTGTTCTGTTGAAGTAGACGCAATTAATTGGACTAAAGAATTGCAAGACCATTCTATTCCTGAAGTGGTGACGAATGTTGTGGAAGTAGCTGATGAAATTCGAGAAAGCGAGCATTCTTTGGACGATATGTGTCGTATCTGTCATGGTGGCGAGGCGTTATCGGCGGAGCTGGGGCAGTTAATTTCGGCGTGTTCGTGTCGTGGTACCGTGGCGAGGGTCCACGTCAAATGTTTGGAGCGGTGGTTGACAGAGTCTGGCAAATCCCGATGCGAACTTTGCGGGACGAGATATATCACACGACGTGTGCATCGATACGGTGTGCCTAGGGCCCTGGTCATGTGGATATTGAGTCAGAACGCTAAACAG TTGATGGTTGACAGCCTTGGCATCATGCTGATGTCTCCTCTAGCAGTGTTAGCTGCCTGGCTCTCTGGCAGAACCCTGGCTGGCCTGATGACACAAGAGAGCCACGTGACCCCGTGGCCGTTGGCGTCGACTTTTGTTTTGGCGTGCATGACTCTT TTTCGAAGACCTGGTTATCTTACCGAACTCTGGCTATCCTACGAAGATCTCGCTGCTTCCCCGTGGCCTATGGCTTCTGCCTTCGTTCTGTCCTGTATGGTTATTATG GTTTGCTATTATTGTTGGATAGTATCTGCAGCGACGAGACACGCGCTAAGCTGGTGGATCTGGTACCGGTCCCAGTACGAAGTGAGGCTGCAACTCCAGGATTCTGATGAGTGA
- the LOC128671315 gene encoding E3 ubiquitin-protein ligase MARCHF2-like isoform X2: MPNTRRRRFSVQNKVVSSNPTAQNEAHSRKTNQENSRNVKQRRKFAPNTTPPVLETLEIVTECASVVSLETPSATKKHNDDAVTVDKDVTASSSNIDFFNIMSATDDNESVSSSKETIIVKETPNKNKDNSVKERTDNDKQSRDRMSFRKDKLPRPHRVKVRSPKRSITILETKPETKDTIAETRDKIPEVICCSVEVDAINWTKELQDHSIPEVVTNVVEVADEIRESEHSLDDMCRICHGGEALSAELGQLISACSCRGTVARVHVKCLERWLTESGKSRCELCGTRYITRRVHRYGVPRALVMWILSQNAKQLMVDSLGIMLMSPLAVLAAWLSGRTLAGLMTQESHVTPWPLASTFVLACMTLVCYYCWIVSAATRHALSWWIWYRSQYEVRLQLQDSDE, encoded by the exons ATGCCAAATACGAGGCGCAGGAGGTTTTCGGTACAAAACAAGGTGGTATCTAGCAATCCAACAGCTCAAAATGAGGCGCATAG TCGCAAGACAAATCAAGAAAATTCAAGAAACGTGAAGCAACGACGTAAGTTTGCTCCTAATACTACACCACCTGTTCTTGAAACCTTAGAAATAGTAACTGAATGTGCAAGCGTTGTTTCTTTAGAAACTCCATCGGCTACAAAGAAGCACAATGATGATGCGGTAACAGTGGACAAAGACGTAACTGCTAGTTCGAGCAATATTGATTTCTTCAATATCATGAGTGCTACAGATGATAATGAATCCGTTTCATCGTCAAAAGAGACAATCATTGTAAAGGAGACgccaaataaaaacaaggaTAATTCAGTGAAAGAACGAACAGATAATGATAAACAATCGAGAGATAGAATGTCGTTtagaaaagataaattacCAAGGCCACACCGCGTTAAAGTTCGAAGTCCTAAAAGAAGTATTACAATATTAGAGACAAAGCCTGAAACCAAAGATACAATAGCTGAAACTAGAGATAAAATACCTGAAGTAATTTGTTGTTCTGTTGAAGTAGACGCAATTAATTGGACTAAAGAATTGCAAGACCATTCTATTCCTGAAGTGGTGACGAATGTTGTGGAAGTAGCTGATGAAATTCGAGAAAGCGAGCATTCTTTGGACGATATGTGTCGTATCTGTCATGGTGGCGAGGCGTTATCGGCGGAGCTGGGGCAGTTAATTTCGGCGTGTTCGTGTCGTGGTACCGTGGCGAGGGTCCACGTCAAATGTTTGGAGCGGTGGTTGACAGAGTCTGGCAAATCCCGATGCGAACTTTGCGGGACGAGATATATCACACGACGTGTGCATCGATACGGTGTGCCTAGGGCCCTGGTCATGTGGATATTGAGTCAGAACGCTAAACAG TTGATGGTTGACAGCCTTGGCATCATGCTGATGTCTCCTCTAGCAGTGTTAGCTGCCTGGCTCTCTGGCAGAACCCTGGCTGGCCTGATGACACAAGAGAGCCACGTGACCCCGTGGCCGTTGGCGTCGACTTTTGTTTTGGCGTGCATGACTCTT GTTTGCTATTATTGTTGGATAGTATCTGCAGCGACGAGACACGCGCTAAGCTGGTGGATCTGGTACCGGTCCCAGTACGAAGTGAGGCTGCAACTCCAGGATTCTGATGAGTGA
- the LOC128671316 gene encoding peptidoglycan recognition protein-like codes for MHFKLVFVCVCLLSYCSEIKADCGVVNKKQWDGLNPVHVKYLPRPVSLVIIQHTVTPTCSTDAGCAEIVRNIQINHMETLNFWDIGSSFLVGGNGKVYEGAGWLHVGAHTAGYNNKSIGITFIGNYNHDEVKQSMVDAVKALLKCGVENGHLTPDYHVVAHRQLVALESPGRKLYNEVRSWPEWLEDVSLIKN; via the exons atgcatttcaaattagtttttgtgtgtgtttgcCTTTTAAGTTATTGCAGTGAAATTAAAGCTG ACTGCGGCGTGGTAAACAAGAAGCAGTGGGATGGGTTGAACCCAGTCCACGTGAAGTACCTACCCCGTCCTGTGAGCCTGGTCATCATCCAGCACACCGTCACCCCCACCTGCAGCACTGACGCGGGCTGTGCGGAGATCGTGAGGAACATACAGATCAACCACATGGAAACACTTAACTTCTGGGATATTGGATCCTC gtttttgGTCGGCGGTAACGGCAAGGTTTATGAGGGCGCGGGTTGGCTTCACGTGGGCGCTCATACTGCAGGCTACAACAACAAGTCTATCGGAATCACTTTCATAGGCAACTACAACC ATGACGAAGTGAAACAGTCAATGGTAGATGCAGTGAAGGCGCTCCTCAAGTGCGGAGTAGAAAATGGCCACCTAACTCCTGATTACCACGTGGTGGCTCACCGGCAACTGGTGGCTTTAGAGAGTCCAGGGCGGAAGCTGTACAATGAGGTCAGGTCCTGGCCCGAGTGGTTGGAAGACGTCAGTTTGATCAAGAACTGA